The following are from one region of the Candidatus Deferrimicrobium borealis genome:
- a CDS encoding oligosaccharide flippase family protein, producing MPTLARIEASKIGYRLAKGAFWSMAGAVISRGLMLAAWVLVARMLGKTGYGELGMIQSTVGMFGVFAGFGLGLTATKHVAEFYRNDPERTGRIIGLSGLVAMGTGGLMAMGLFIFAPWLAEHTINAPHLAGVLRIGALILFINALNGAQTGALSGFEAFKTIAYVNLLVGLISFPVLAGGAYFGGLTGAVWALAINLGVNWLFNHLALRKEAHRYGVSLTFRKCSTELPVLWRFSLPAVLSGAMVGPVGWVCNALLVNQPDGYGEMGIFAAALVFQQILLFASGMLDAPLLSMVSNAGSNVSKKLGTVNILSTWILGVIAAIPLLCFPEITQALFGANFDTRGFTITFSIVIFYTSIMMFKAGLARVLAVNDLLWWGFFSNTFWAIVLIGSAVFFVRWGAPGLAASFAIAYILNTLILVPLYYSRKLVPEGTLLSLESALIWSILIVLVFLNIANVPLRIRAIVFVPCFVLAGISFARLMRDKSGVIPATKD from the coding sequence ATGCCGACCCTGGCAAGGATCGAAGCCTCGAAAATCGGCTATCGCCTTGCAAAGGGGGCGTTCTGGTCGATGGCCGGGGCAGTGATCTCTCGTGGCCTGATGCTCGCCGCGTGGGTACTCGTTGCCCGGATGCTGGGCAAGACAGGGTATGGCGAGCTAGGAATGATCCAGTCCACTGTCGGCATGTTCGGCGTCTTTGCGGGATTCGGCTTGGGGCTGACGGCCACCAAGCACGTCGCCGAGTTTTACCGTAACGATCCTGAGCGAACCGGGCGGATAATCGGGCTTTCCGGGTTAGTCGCGATGGGCACCGGCGGTTTGATGGCGATGGGTTTGTTCATCTTCGCCCCATGGCTTGCAGAGCATACCATCAACGCCCCCCACCTGGCGGGCGTTTTGCGGATCGGCGCGCTGATCCTGTTTATCAACGCACTCAACGGCGCCCAGACCGGGGCGCTGTCCGGTTTTGAAGCATTCAAGACGATAGCCTATGTCAACCTTCTTGTCGGACTGATCTCATTTCCTGTCCTCGCAGGGGGGGCATATTTCGGCGGCCTTACCGGCGCGGTTTGGGCGCTGGCGATCAATCTTGGCGTCAATTGGCTTTTCAACCATCTGGCTCTGCGGAAGGAAGCCCACCGATACGGGGTTTCGCTCACATTCAGGAAATGCAGCACCGAATTGCCGGTTCTCTGGAGATTCAGCCTTCCGGCAGTTCTCAGCGGGGCAATGGTCGGCCCTGTGGGTTGGGTTTGCAATGCGCTGCTTGTCAACCAACCCGATGGATATGGGGAAATGGGGATATTCGCCGCCGCTCTCGTTTTCCAGCAGATTCTGCTTTTTGCCAGCGGAATGCTGGACGCCCCCTTGCTCTCCATGGTTTCCAATGCGGGATCAAACGTGTCCAAGAAACTTGGAACCGTGAATATTCTCTCCACCTGGATTCTTGGGGTAATTGCCGCCATACCGCTACTCTGTTTTCCCGAAATAACGCAAGCGCTGTTCGGCGCCAATTTTGATACGCGTGGTTTTACGATCACCTTCTCCATTGTTATTTTTTATACGTCCATAATGATGTTCAAGGCAGGGCTTGCAAGAGTTCTCGCAGTCAATGATCTCCTTTGGTGGGGCTTCTTCAGCAATACTTTTTGGGCGATTGTCCTGATCGGCTCCGCTGTATTCTTTGTCCGATGGGGGGCGCCAGGGTTGGCGGCGTCATTCGCCATTGCGTATATATTGAATACGCTGATTCTTGTTCCCCTGTACTACTCTCGAAAGCTTGTTCCTGAAGGAACCCTTCTTTCTCTTGAATCTGCGCTTATATGGTCCATCCTGATCGTTCTGGTATTCCTGAATATCGCTAACGTGCCGTTACGGATTCGCGCGATTGTTTTTGTTCCATGTTTTGTA
- the wecB gene encoding UDP-N-acetylglucosamine 2-epimerase (non-hydrolyzing), whose amino-acid sequence MKKRISFVFGTRPEAIKLSPVILAMKDHPDLEPHVCVTGQHREMLDQVLEVFGIVPDVDLALMLPNQTLGELTARSISAIDAYMKEHKPDMAIVQGDTTTVFCAALCAFYHQIPVGHVEAGLRTWNKFSPFPEEINRVLATRLADLHFAPTNTSRNNLLKEGVAPDRIFVTGNTVIDALALALERIKANPPAIPGLSPEKMTNGHPLVLITGHRRESFGDGFRNICLSIADLAQRFPSAEFVYPVHLNPNVRGPVFSLLSKRPNIHLIDPLGYLPFVALMNRAKIILTDSGGVQEEAPSLGKPVLVMRDTTERPEAVAMGTVRLVGTDSNAIVSNVSTLMTDRASYERMANAVNPYGDGKACKRIIAAIRDLMCLP is encoded by the coding sequence ATGAAAAAAAGAATATCCTTCGTATTCGGGACTCGACCCGAAGCCATCAAACTGAGTCCGGTGATCCTCGCCATGAAGGACCACCCGGACCTTGAGCCGCACGTCTGCGTTACCGGGCAACATCGCGAGATGCTGGATCAGGTACTGGAGGTGTTTGGAATAGTTCCGGATGTGGACCTTGCCCTGATGCTTCCCAACCAAACATTGGGCGAGTTGACCGCACGCTCCATTTCCGCCATTGATGCATACATGAAGGAACACAAGCCCGATATGGCAATAGTGCAGGGCGACACGACCACCGTCTTTTGCGCCGCACTATGTGCGTTCTATCATCAGATCCCCGTTGGCCATGTCGAGGCAGGCCTACGTACTTGGAACAAGTTCTCTCCGTTTCCCGAGGAAATCAACCGCGTCCTGGCTACGCGCCTGGCCGACCTGCACTTCGCGCCGACGAATACTTCTCGGAACAATCTGCTCAAGGAGGGCGTTGCGCCCGACAGGATTTTTGTCACGGGAAATACGGTCATCGACGCCCTTGCCCTGGCACTTGAGAGGATCAAGGCCAACCCACCGGCGATCCCCGGTTTATCGCCCGAGAAGATGACCAATGGGCACCCGTTGGTGCTGATTACCGGGCACAGGCGCGAGAGTTTCGGCGATGGATTCCGGAATATTTGCCTCTCGATCGCCGACCTGGCCCAACGATTTCCTTCGGCGGAGTTCGTATATCCGGTTCATCTCAACCCGAATGTCCGGGGACCGGTGTTCAGTCTTCTCAGCAAAAGGCCGAATATCCACCTGATTGATCCACTCGGGTACCTGCCTTTTGTTGCGCTGATGAATCGCGCGAAAATCATTCTCACGGATTCGGGCGGAGTGCAGGAGGAAGCCCCGAGTTTGGGCAAGCCGGTTCTCGTTATGCGCGACACGACCGAACGACCGGAAGCCGTGGCGATGGGCACGGTCAGGCTTGTCGGCACGGACTCGAATGCCATCGTAAGCAACGTTTCCACGCTGATGACGGATCGCGCCAGTTACGAGCGGATGGCCAATGCGGTCAATCCGTACGGTGATGGCAAAGCGTGCAAGAGGATCATTGCCGCAATACGGGATTTAATGTGCCTGCCTTAG